One window of Microbacterium sp. Root61 genomic DNA carries:
- a CDS encoding FecCD family ABC transporter permease, which produces MRRHAIVTGMLALALVVAFAVSLMIGKSFYGLDEVARVILGETVPGASFTVGELRLPRSVLAVLAGFAFGIAGVTFQTMLRNPLASPDIIGITSGASAAAVFGIVVLSLNETLVSLLAVAGALLTALAIYLLSNKGGFAGTRLILIGIGVAAMLDSVVTYVLSKAVAWDLQSATRWLTGSLNGATWSVVLPLAITSLVLVPLLLAQGRALGVMRLGDDAAASLGVRLNATRVTAIVAAVALLAFATAATGPIAFVAFMAGPIAARLVGPGAALLLPSGLVGALLVLVADLLGQFAFDSRYPVGVITGVLGAPYLIYLLIRTNRSGGSL; this is translated from the coding sequence ATGCGGCGTCACGCGATCGTGACGGGAATGCTGGCGCTGGCATTGGTCGTCGCGTTCGCCGTATCGCTCATGATCGGCAAGAGCTTCTACGGACTCGACGAGGTCGCCCGGGTGATCCTCGGCGAAACCGTCCCCGGCGCGTCGTTCACCGTCGGCGAGCTCAGACTGCCGCGCTCCGTGCTGGCCGTGCTCGCGGGGTTCGCGTTCGGCATCGCCGGTGTGACGTTCCAGACCATGCTGCGCAACCCGCTCGCCTCCCCCGACATCATCGGCATCACCTCGGGAGCGAGTGCCGCCGCCGTGTTCGGCATCGTCGTGCTCTCCCTCAACGAGACGCTCGTGTCGCTGCTCGCCGTCGCGGGTGCGCTGCTGACCGCCCTGGCGATCTACCTCCTGTCGAACAAGGGCGGCTTCGCCGGCACGCGACTCATCCTCATCGGCATCGGCGTGGCCGCGATGCTCGACAGCGTCGTCACCTATGTCTTGTCCAAGGCTGTGGCGTGGGATCTCCAATCCGCCACGCGCTGGCTCACCGGCAGCCTCAACGGCGCCACGTGGTCAGTGGTACTGCCGCTCGCGATCACGAGCCTCGTGCTGGTGCCGCTGCTGCTGGCGCAAGGTCGCGCGCTCGGGGTGATGCGACTCGGAGACGATGCCGCAGCGAGCCTCGGCGTCCGGCTGAACGCCACCCGGGTGACCGCGATCGTCGCCGCGGTGGCCCTCCTCGCGTTCGCCACCGCAGCGACCGGGCCCATCGCGTTCGTCGCGTTCATGGCCGGACCCATCGCGGCGCGCCTGGTCGGTCCCGGCGCCGCGCTGCTGCTGCCGTCCGGCCTCGTCGGGGCGCTGTTGGTGCTCGTGGCCGACCTCCTCGGACAGTTCGCGTTCGACAGCCGCTACCCGGTCGGCGTCATCACCGGCGTGCTCGGCGCACCGTACCTCATCTACCTGCTCATCAGGACGAATCGCTCCGGAGGGTCATTGTGA
- a CDS encoding FecCD family ABC transporter permease, giving the protein MTILETRTTVPDAATLRRPVTVRLAWLGVAIVVLAALCVVSVAFGVRTVSVGDIFAGLSGDTSGVAQAAVVTRIPRTVLAVLVGAALALSGTTMQAVTRNPLADPGILGVSGGAALAVVIGIAFFGMSDPYAFIGTAILGAAGAAVFVYVVGSLGRGGATPLKLALAGAAASAAFMSLVSAILLPRVDIMESFRFWQIGGVGGATWDRIAIVLPVLAIGAVVCLVCARGMNSLALGDDLAAGLGERVGRTRLIASAGAVVLCGAATAVVGPIAFVGLVVPHLCRLLVGTDHRWLLPFSAVIGAALLVAADVIGRVVARPGEIEVGIITALIGAPVFIWIVRRQKVREL; this is encoded by the coding sequence GTGACCATTCTCGAGACCCGCACCACGGTGCCGGATGCCGCGACCCTGCGGCGTCCGGTCACGGTGCGGCTCGCGTGGCTCGGGGTCGCGATCGTGGTGCTCGCCGCACTGTGCGTCGTCTCCGTCGCGTTCGGGGTACGCACGGTCTCAGTCGGTGACATCTTCGCCGGGCTGTCCGGCGACACGAGTGGGGTCGCGCAGGCGGCCGTGGTCACCCGCATCCCCCGCACCGTCCTCGCCGTGCTGGTGGGGGCGGCGCTCGCCCTGTCCGGCACCACGATGCAGGCCGTGACCCGCAACCCGCTCGCCGATCCCGGCATCCTCGGGGTCTCCGGCGGGGCCGCCCTCGCCGTCGTGATCGGCATCGCCTTCTTCGGGATGTCGGACCCGTACGCCTTCATCGGCACCGCGATCCTCGGCGCCGCCGGGGCCGCCGTCTTCGTCTACGTCGTCGGGTCCCTGGGGCGCGGGGGTGCGACGCCGCTGAAGCTTGCGCTGGCGGGTGCCGCAGCATCCGCCGCTTTCATGTCGCTCGTGAGCGCGATCCTGCTCCCCCGGGTCGACATCATGGAGTCGTTCCGGTTCTGGCAGATCGGCGGTGTGGGCGGCGCGACGTGGGATCGCATAGCGATCGTGCTCCCCGTGCTCGCGATCGGGGCGGTCGTCTGTCTCGTCTGCGCCCGCGGCATGAACTCGCTCGCACTCGGCGACGATCTCGCCGCCGGGCTGGGCGAGCGTGTCGGCCGAACGCGGCTCATCGCCTCGGCAGGTGCAGTCGTGCTCTGCGGTGCGGCGACGGCCGTGGTCGGGCCGATCGCGTTCGTCGGGCTGGTCGTGCCGCACCTGTGCCGGCTGCTCGTCGGCACCGACCACCGCTGGCTGCTGCCGTTTTCGGCAGTGATCGGCGCGGCGCTGCTCGTCGCAGCCGATGTGATCGGCCGCGTCGTCGCTCGGCCCGGCGAGATCGAGGTCGGGATCATCACAGCGCTGATCGGAGCCCCCGTCTTCATCTGGATCGTCCGCCGCCAGAAAGTCCGCGAGCTGTGA
- a CDS encoding iron-siderophore ABC transporter substrate-binding protein — MPRTRTAAATALVAIAALTLVGCSGAGATDAGTAPDSASAGFPVTIEHAYGETTIDSAPERVATVAWSNQEVPLALGVVPVGMAKVTWGDDDGDGVLPWVEDKLDELGAETPVLFDETDGIDFEAVADTQPDVILAAYSGLTQEEYDTLSKIAPVVAYPEVAWGTSYEDMIRLNSTALGLADEGDALIDELHGKVDSALAANPELADSTVLFSYIDPSDFSRIGFYTSLDTRPGFLESLGLPLPTVVSEESDGEQFYAEVSAEQADRFADVDVFVTYGDASGSIIAQLQADPLLSQIPAIAEGRIAILEESTPLAASANPSPLSIGWGIDEYFALLAGALR; from the coding sequence GTGCCTCGCACCCGCACCGCCGCCGCAACCGCCCTCGTCGCAATCGCCGCTCTCACCCTCGTCGGATGCTCCGGCGCCGGGGCGACCGACGCCGGGACCGCGCCGGACTCCGCCTCCGCGGGCTTCCCTGTGACGATCGAGCATGCGTACGGCGAGACCACGATCGACTCCGCACCCGAGCGCGTCGCGACCGTCGCGTGGTCGAACCAGGAAGTCCCCCTCGCGCTGGGCGTCGTGCCGGTCGGGATGGCGAAGGTCACATGGGGCGACGACGACGGCGACGGCGTCCTCCCCTGGGTCGAGGACAAGCTCGACGAGCTCGGCGCCGAAACTCCGGTGCTGTTCGACGAGACCGACGGCATCGACTTCGAGGCGGTCGCGGACACGCAGCCCGACGTCATCCTCGCCGCGTATTCCGGTCTCACGCAGGAGGAATACGACACGCTGTCGAAGATCGCGCCGGTCGTCGCGTACCCCGAGGTCGCGTGGGGCACCTCCTACGAGGACATGATCCGCCTGAACTCGACCGCGCTCGGCCTGGCCGATGAGGGCGATGCGCTCATCGACGAGCTGCACGGCAAGGTCGACTCCGCTCTGGCCGCGAACCCCGAGCTCGCCGATTCCACCGTCCTGTTCTCATACATCGACCCGTCCGACTTCAGCCGGATCGGCTTCTACACGAGCCTCGACACGCGCCCCGGATTCCTGGAGTCCCTCGGGCTCCCCCTCCCGACGGTGGTCTCCGAAGAGTCCGACGGCGAGCAGTTCTATGCCGAAGTGAGTGCGGAGCAGGCCGACCGCTTCGCCGATGTCGACGTTTTCGTCACGTACGGCGACGCGAGCGGCTCGATCATCGCGCAGCTGCAGGCCGATCCGCTGCTGTCGCAGATCCCGGCCATCGCCGAGGGGCGCATCGCAATCCTCGAGGAGTCGACGCCGCTGGCGGCTTCCGCCAACCCCTCGCCGCTGTCGATCGGCTGGGGCATCGACGAGTACTTCGCCCTGCTGGCCGGCGCCCTCCGCTGA
- a CDS encoding biotin transporter BioY has product MSSIAASPSASTGARRVLADVIARPSSRTRAFALDAGLVITGAAVVALLAQVEIPLWPVPITGQTLGVIVVGAALGAWRGAAALTTYMLAGLAGLPVFAGFTGTVLALGKPSFGFVIGFIFAAFVAGWFAERAWDRRPALAFVGFAAASVVPFLFGIPYMAFILNGVMGLDYSFATILGVGLLPFIVGGLIKAGLAAAIIPGAWALVRKADAGKN; this is encoded by the coding sequence ATGTCATCCATCGCAGCCTCTCCCTCCGCCTCCACTGGCGCCCGTCGGGTGCTCGCCGACGTCATCGCCCGCCCGTCCTCCCGCACCCGCGCATTCGCGCTCGACGCCGGCCTCGTGATCACCGGCGCGGCCGTCGTGGCACTGCTCGCCCAGGTCGAGATCCCGCTGTGGCCGGTGCCGATCACCGGCCAGACGCTCGGCGTCATCGTCGTCGGCGCCGCGCTCGGCGCCTGGCGCGGTGCGGCGGCCCTCACGACCTACATGCTCGCGGGCCTCGCGGGGCTTCCGGTCTTCGCCGGCTTCACCGGCACCGTCCTGGCGCTGGGCAAGCCGAGCTTCGGCTTCGTCATCGGCTTCATCTTCGCGGCGTTCGTCGCCGGCTGGTTCGCGGAGCGCGCGTGGGACCGCCGCCCGGCCCTGGCGTTCGTCGGCTTCGCCGCAGCGAGCGTCGTGCCGTTCCTGTTCGGCATCCCGTACATGGCGTTCATCTTGAACGGCGTCATGGGCTTGGACTACTCCTTCGCGACGATCCTCGGCGTCGGACTGCTGCCGTTCATCGTGGGCGGTCTGATCAAGGCCGGCCTCGCCGCCGCAATCATCCCGGGCGCGTGGGCCCTCGTGCGGAAGGCCGACGCCGGCAAGAACTGA
- a CDS encoding ABC-F family ATP-binding cassette domain-containing protein, which yields MLAVHDLEIRVGARVLMTDVSFRVSNGDKIGLVGRNGAGKTTLTKVLAGDLLSAAGRVDRSGELGYLPQDPRTGDPEMLARTRILDARGLGTLALGMHEASVAMGDADEAVAAKAMRKYANLTERFEALGGYTAEAEAATIAHNLSLPDRILDQPLKTLSGGQRRRIELARILFSDAETMILDEPTNHLDADSVVWLREFLKNYRGGLIVISHDVELVGETVNRVFYLDANRQIIDVYNMNWKNYLRQRVADEERRKKERVNVEKKATVLQQQAARFGAKASKAAAAHQMVARAEKMLAGLDEVRQEERVAKLRFPKPAPCGKTPLMATGLSKSYGSLEIFTDVDLAIDRGSKVVVLGLNGAGKTTLLRMLAGVDQPDTGEIIPGHGLKIGYYAQEHENLDVDRSVLENMMSAAPDITATDARKVLGSFLFTGDDVLKPAGVLSGGEKTRLSLATLVVSSANMLLLDEPTNNLDPASREEILDALAHYEGAVVLVSHDEGAVRSLNPERVLILPDGVEDIWGRDYIDLIELA from the coding sequence GTGCTCGCCGTGCACGACCTTGAAATTCGCGTGGGTGCCCGCGTGCTTATGACGGACGTCTCGTTCCGTGTCAGTAACGGCGACAAGATCGGACTCGTCGGCCGAAACGGAGCCGGCAAGACGACGCTCACGAAGGTGCTCGCCGGCGACCTGCTGTCCGCCGCCGGCCGCGTCGACCGCTCCGGAGAGCTCGGCTATCTGCCGCAGGACCCGCGCACCGGCGACCCCGAGATGCTCGCCCGCACCCGTATCCTCGATGCCCGCGGCCTGGGCACTCTCGCGCTCGGCATGCACGAGGCATCCGTCGCCATGGGCGACGCGGACGAGGCGGTCGCGGCGAAGGCGATGCGCAAGTACGCGAACCTCACCGAGCGCTTCGAGGCCCTCGGCGGCTACACCGCGGAGGCGGAGGCGGCGACGATCGCGCACAACCTCTCGCTGCCGGACCGCATCCTCGATCAGCCGCTGAAGACCCTCTCCGGCGGTCAGCGCCGTCGCATCGAGCTCGCCCGCATCCTGTTCTCGGATGCCGAGACGATGATCCTCGACGAGCCGACGAACCACCTCGACGCGGACAGCGTCGTGTGGCTGCGGGAGTTCCTGAAGAACTACCGGGGTGGGCTGATCGTGATCAGCCACGACGTCGAGCTCGTGGGGGAGACCGTCAACCGTGTCTTCTACCTCGATGCCAACCGCCAGATCATCGACGTCTACAACATGAACTGGAAGAACTACCTGCGCCAGCGGGTCGCCGACGAGGAGCGTCGCAAGAAGGAGCGCGTCAACGTCGAGAAGAAGGCGACCGTGCTGCAGCAGCAGGCCGCCCGGTTCGGCGCCAAGGCGTCGAAGGCCGCTGCGGCGCACCAGATGGTGGCCCGCGCCGAGAAGATGCTCGCGGGGCTGGACGAGGTGCGTCAGGAGGAGCGCGTCGCCAAGCTGCGCTTCCCGAAGCCCGCTCCGTGCGGCAAGACCCCGCTGATGGCGACCGGTCTGTCGAAGTCGTACGGCTCGCTGGAGATCTTCACCGACGTCGACCTCGCGATCGACCGCGGATCGAAAGTCGTGGTGCTCGGTCTCAACGGTGCCGGAAAGACCACCCTGCTGCGGATGCTGGCCGGCGTGGACCAGCCCGACACCGGGGAGATCATCCCCGGACACGGTCTCAAGATCGGCTACTACGCGCAGGAGCACGAGAACCTCGACGTAGATCGGTCGGTGCTGGAGAACATGATGTCGGCGGCGCCGGACATCACCGCGACGGACGCCCGCAAGGTGCTGGGATCGTTCCTGTTCACCGGCGACGACGTGCTCAAGCCCGCCGGCGTGCTGTCCGGCGGCGAGAAGACCCGCCTGTCGCTCGCGACGCTCGTGGTCTCTTCCGCCAACATGCTTCTGCTCGATGAGCCGACGAACAACCTCGACCCGGCCTCGCGCGAGGAGATCCTCGACGCGCTGGCGCACTACGAGGGTGCCGTCGTCCTGGTCTCGCACGATGAGGGCGCCGTGCGCTCGCTGAACCCCGAGCGCGTCTTGATCCTGCCCGACGGTGTCGAAGACATCTGGGGCCGCGACTACATCGACCTCATCGAGCTCGCCTAG
- a CDS encoding SURF1 family cytochrome oxidase biogenesis protein, whose protein sequence is MSRRTAPAAVRWTIYVAIAIVFAIACAFLSNWQFDRNASRSEQLALVAANYDTDPVPLADVIPEGGSLTAADQWQPVELTGTYLADQQLLVRNRAHGGTAAFEVLVPFQLDDGRILLINRGWVAPGSEQPEPDVVPAPPEGEVTVLVRMRLGEQLPASGRTAPDGQVPTINLPLVAGVVDPQNSVPMEQSAYGLMYSEDPAPATRPSAIDPPSEDPGPHLSYAIQWILFAVMGFIFIGYVIRSERKYRLEEAEERAASARAEAAGTDPGVAAYLRAAPPRRRDRDTEDEDELLDRTR, encoded by the coding sequence ATGAGCCGCCGCACCGCTCCGGCCGCCGTCCGCTGGACGATCTACGTCGCGATCGCCATCGTGTTCGCGATCGCGTGCGCCTTCCTGTCGAACTGGCAGTTCGACCGCAACGCGAGCCGCAGCGAGCAGCTCGCACTGGTCGCCGCGAACTACGACACGGACCCCGTGCCCCTCGCCGATGTCATCCCCGAGGGCGGCAGCCTGACCGCCGCCGACCAGTGGCAGCCGGTCGAGCTGACCGGGACCTATCTCGCCGACCAGCAGCTCCTGGTGCGCAACCGGGCGCACGGCGGCACCGCCGCGTTCGAGGTGCTGGTGCCGTTCCAGCTCGATGACGGCCGCATCCTCCTGATCAACCGGGGCTGGGTGGCTCCCGGCTCGGAGCAGCCCGAGCCCGACGTGGTGCCGGCCCCGCCGGAGGGCGAGGTCACGGTGCTCGTGCGCATGCGCCTCGGCGAGCAGCTCCCCGCCTCGGGCCGCACGGCGCCCGACGGGCAGGTGCCGACGATCAACCTCCCCCTCGTGGCCGGCGTCGTCGACCCGCAGAACAGCGTGCCGATGGAGCAGAGCGCCTACGGCCTGATGTACTCCGAAGACCCCGCCCCCGCGACGCGTCCGAGCGCGATCGACCCGCCGTCGGAAGACCCGGGGCCGCACCTGTCGTACGCGATCCAGTGGATCCTGTTCGCCGTGATGGGCTTCATCTTCATCGGCTACGTCATCCGCAGCGAGCGCAAGTATCGCCTCGAAGAGGCCGAGGAGCGTGCGGCGTCCGCGCGCGCCGAGGCTGCGGGCACCGACCCGGGAGTCGCCGCGTACCTCCGTGCCGCCCCGCCGCGGCGCCGCGATCGCGACACCGAGGACGAAGACGAACTGCTGGACCGCACCCGCTAG
- a CDS encoding DUF3099 domain-containing protein has protein sequence MKSSTHAQSATSLPRAPRDDVSARSVRYLITMGVRVLCFVLMVVITPYGWYTWVFGAAAVFLPYIAVVFANVGSDGPESTAENPERALPAEPAPPAPSETDDRVIRLTETPRLDPPRERDVPE, from the coding sequence GTGAAGAGTTCGACGCACGCGCAGTCTGCGACATCCCTCCCGCGCGCACCGCGGGACGATGTGAGCGCGCGCTCGGTGCGCTATCTGATCACGATGGGCGTGCGTGTCCTGTGCTTCGTGCTCATGGTCGTGATCACGCCGTACGGCTGGTACACGTGGGTGTTCGGGGCGGCCGCGGTCTTCCTCCCCTACATCGCCGTGGTCTTCGCGAACGTCGGATCGGACGGGCCCGAGAGCACCGCCGAGAACCCCGAACGCGCCCTCCCGGCAGAACCCGCGCCGCCCGCGCCCAGTGAGACCGACGATCGCGTCATCCGCTTGACCGAGACGCCGCGTCTCGACCCGCCGCGAGAGCGAGACGTTCCCGAATGA
- a CDS encoding DUF4190 domain-containing protein, which translates to MSDNTPENPATPAVPPPYGAPAQPGSAQPAAYPPPAYGTPPQPPQYAAPQPPQYGQPQYPQAAYGAPQQPYGAYATGPKTNVLAVISMIASIAGAIWILPFVGSLAGAIMGHIALKQIATTGEKGRGMALAGVIVGWVGLGLIVLATIAFFLFFIGVAASSSEFGYS; encoded by the coding sequence ATGAGCGACAACACCCCCGAGAACCCGGCGACCCCTGCCGTTCCGCCGCCCTACGGCGCCCCGGCCCAGCCCGGCTCCGCGCAGCCGGCCGCCTACCCGCCGCCGGCGTACGGCACCCCGCCGCAGCCGCCGCAGTACGCGGCCCCGCAGCCGCCGCAGTACGGCCAGCCCCAGTACCCGCAGGCGGCCTACGGCGCTCCGCAGCAGCCGTACGGCGCCTACGCCACTGGCCCCAAGACCAACGTCCTGGCCGTCATCTCGATGATCGCCTCGATCGCCGGTGCGATCTGGATCCTCCCGTTCGTCGGCTCGCTCGCCGGCGCCATTATGGGCCACATCGCGCTCAAGCAGATCGCCACGACCGGCGAGAAGGGCCGCGGGATGGCACTGGCCGGCGTCATCGTGGGCTGGGTCGGACTCGGACTCATCGTCCTGGCGACCATCGCGTTCTTCCTGTTCTTCATCGGGGTCGCCGCGAGCTCGTCCGAGTTCGGCTACAGCTGA
- a CDS encoding beta-ketoacyl-ACP reductase, which produces MSSDRVVLVTGGNRGIGRAIAERFVAEGYKVAVTARSGDGPMGTLTVRADVTDAASVDAAFTQVEQQLGPVEIVVANAGITKDTLLLRMSEDDFDSVVNTNLGGAFRVVKRASKGMLRARWGRVILISSVVGLYGSAGQINYAASKSGLVGFARSLTRELGARGITANVVAPGFIETDMTAALPEDTQAEYKRNIPAGRFATADEVAGVVTWLASDASAYISGAVIPVDGGLGMGH; this is translated from the coding sequence ATGTCCAGCGATCGCGTCGTACTCGTCACCGGCGGCAACAGGGGGATCGGCCGCGCGATCGCGGAGCGGTTCGTCGCCGAGGGTTACAAGGTCGCGGTGACCGCGCGCTCGGGCGACGGCCCCATGGGTACGCTCACGGTGCGTGCGGACGTGACGGATGCCGCGTCCGTCGACGCCGCCTTCACCCAGGTCGAGCAGCAGCTCGGGCCGGTGGAGATCGTCGTCGCGAATGCGGGCATCACGAAGGACACGCTGCTGCTGCGCATGAGCGAGGACGACTTCGACAGCGTCGTGAACACCAACCTCGGTGGCGCGTTCCGTGTCGTCAAGCGGGCCTCCAAGGGCATGCTGCGCGCCCGCTGGGGCCGCGTCATCCTGATCTCGAGTGTGGTGGGCCTGTACGGCTCCGCCGGGCAGATCAACTACGCCGCCTCCAAGAGCGGACTGGTCGGCTTCGCCCGCTCGCTCACGCGCGAGCTCGGTGCCCGCGGCATCACGGCCAACGTCGTGGCGCCCGGCTTCATCGAGACCGACATGACCGCCGCGCTGCCTGAAGACACGCAGGCCGAGTACAAGCGCAACATCCCCGCGGGGCGCTTCGCGACCGCCGACGAAGTCGCCGGAGTCGTCACCTGGCTGGCATCGGATGCCTCGGCGTACATCTCCGGCGCCGTGATCCCGGTCGACGGGGGATTGGGCATGGGGCACTGA
- the serB gene encoding phosphoserine phosphatase SerB, whose translation MPAAPARFVVVLDADSTLIRNEVIELIADEAGRGAEVAAATEAAMRGEVDFATSLRSRVQALEGVPVARFARVLARIEPTPGVRELIAEVHARGGRVGVVSGGFHEILDTVAPDLGVDFWRANRLHVTDGALTGTVDGEIVDAEGKATTLRQWADECGVPLSRTIAIGDGANDLRMMATAGLGLAFNAKPAVRAQADLVIAKVDLREVIPLLP comes from the coding sequence ATGCCTGCCGCTCCCGCCCGTTTCGTCGTCGTTCTCGACGCCGATTCCACGCTCATCCGCAACGAGGTCATCGAGCTGATCGCCGATGAGGCCGGGCGCGGAGCCGAGGTCGCCGCAGCGACCGAGGCCGCGATGCGCGGCGAGGTCGACTTCGCCACCAGCCTGCGCTCACGCGTGCAGGCGCTCGAGGGCGTTCCGGTCGCGCGTTTCGCCCGCGTCCTTGCCCGCATCGAACCCACCCCCGGCGTGCGCGAGCTGATCGCCGAGGTGCACGCGCGCGGCGGACGCGTCGGCGTCGTCTCCGGCGGGTTCCACGAGATCCTCGACACCGTCGCACCCGACCTGGGCGTCGACTTCTGGCGCGCCAACCGCCTGCACGTCACCGACGGCGCGCTGACCGGCACCGTCGACGGCGAGATCGTGGATGCCGAGGGCAAGGCCACGACGCTGCGTCAGTGGGCCGACGAGTGCGGCGTACCGCTGTCGCGCACCATCGCGATCGGCGACGGGGCGAACGACCTGCGCATGATGGCGACCGCCGGCCTCGGTCTCGCGTTCAACGCGAAGCCCGCCGTGCGGGCTCAGGCCGATCTGGTCATCGCCAAGGTCGACCTGCGCGAAGTGATCCCCCTGCTGCCGTAG
- a CDS encoding glucose-1-phosphate adenylyltransferase, with the protein MPAAPKIFGIILAGGEGKRLMPLTADRAKPAVPFGGQYRLIDFAISNLVNSGLRQLVVLTQYKSHSLDRHISQTWRMSPLLGSYVTSVPAQQRLGKRWFSGSADAILQSLNLINDEKPDIVVVIGADHVYRMDFQQMLDAHIESGARATVAGIRQPISFANQFGVIDVDSADQSKINEFLEKPQNPTGLLDAPNEVLASMGNYIFDADALIEAVESDGELPTSNHDMGGDIIPYFVGRSEAGVYDMKRNDVPGSTDRDRDYWRDVGSIDSFFDAHMDLISTLPVFNLYNTDWPIHAQALNSPPAKFVRDSVGRIGNAIDSIVSLGSVLSGTHLERSVVGPWTLAGGGSTITDSVLFDHVHVGPGARIHRAILDKNVELAAGATVGVDRERDLERGFTVTDSGITIVGKNVRVEA; encoded by the coding sequence ATGCCAGCAGCGCCGAAGATCTTCGGAATCATCCTCGCCGGCGGTGAGGGCAAGCGACTCATGCCGTTGACGGCCGATCGCGCGAAGCCCGCCGTCCCCTTCGGCGGGCAGTATCGCCTGATCGACTTCGCGATCTCGAATCTCGTCAATTCGGGGTTGAGACAGCTCGTCGTGCTCACGCAGTACAAGTCCCACAGCCTCGACCGGCATATCTCGCAGACGTGGCGGATGTCGCCGCTGCTGGGGTCGTACGTGACGTCGGTTCCTGCGCAGCAGCGCCTCGGCAAGCGATGGTTCTCGGGTTCCGCCGACGCGATCCTGCAGAGCCTCAACCTCATCAACGACGAGAAGCCGGACATCGTGGTGGTGATCGGCGCCGACCACGTGTACCGGATGGACTTCCAGCAGATGCTGGATGCCCACATCGAGTCCGGCGCACGTGCGACCGTCGCCGGCATCCGCCAGCCGATCTCGTTCGCCAACCAGTTCGGCGTGATCGACGTCGACTCCGCAGATCAGTCGAAGATCAACGAGTTCCTGGAGAAGCCGCAGAACCCGACGGGACTGCTCGACGCCCCGAACGAGGTCCTGGCCTCGATGGGCAACTACATCTTCGACGCCGACGCCCTGATCGAGGCCGTCGAGTCCGACGGCGAGCTTCCGACGTCCAACCACGACATGGGCGGCGACATCATCCCGTACTTCGTCGGCCGATCCGAGGCCGGCGTCTACGACATGAAGCGCAACGACGTGCCCGGGTCCACCGATCGCGATCGGGACTACTGGCGCGACGTGGGTTCGATCGACTCGTTCTTCGATGCCCACATGGACCTGATCTCGACGCTGCCGGTCTTCAACCTCTACAACACCGACTGGCCGATCCATGCCCAGGCGCTGAACTCGCCCCCTGCCAAGTTCGTGCGCGACTCGGTAGGCCGCATCGGCAACGCGATCGACTCGATCGTGTCGCTCGGATCCGTGCTCTCCGGCACACATCTGGAGCGCAGCGTCGTCGGGCCGTGGACGCTCGCGGGCGGGGGTTCCACGATCACCGATTCGGTCCTGTTCGATCACGTGCACGTCGGCCCCGGCGCGCGGATCCATCGCGCGATCCTCGACAAGAACGTCGAGCTCGCGGCCGGTGCGACAGTGGGCGTCGACCGCGAACGCGACCTCGAGCGTGGTTTCACCGTCACCGATTCGGGCATCACGATCGTCGGCAAGAACGTCCGCGTCGAGGCTTGA